The following proteins are co-located in the Leptospira weilii genome:
- a CDS encoding chromosome partitioning protein ParB, producing MKVERNTKETKKETTSKVSLEEKAKEWMETQESTPRPGSTFGKQYIPKGITLNPIVKMVKPESLKPNPRNDFDHLSEEEYANLKENIALNGILDALTAKKDGTLVTGENRYRIALELKEHEDENVRRRVENIPVRYYMNELTLEEEYDILEGDNLFRRHLTAEQRKERLKRRILRKYKDELVQDNRGGNRKNESSKILSEEETNEERFKQELSSSLEKQTDGMSGSELGLFFGEVGTLEKQAKETRQENEGLKEGSKIQGESLIFSKKERSENLAVKISKNENIPRGTAQRYIAELKKELKIKDPKQTAKKEEGKKSQRQIEQAKVKEFQKKYGKLSVSGKKTEVSRLVGRLIQLRKKKEKLDVEIAAYHRGYSEIVEKLTAVGEKKRVWEVSK from the coding sequence ATGAAAGTAGAAAGGAACACAAAAGAAACAAAGAAAGAAACTACTTCCAAAGTTTCCTTAGAAGAGAAAGCCAAAGAGTGGATGGAAACACAAGAGTCCACTCCCCGACCCGGATCCACATTTGGGAAACAGTATATACCGAAGGGGATTACTCTCAATCCGATCGTGAAGATGGTGAAGCCTGAGAGTTTGAAGCCAAATCCGAGAAACGACTTTGACCACTTAAGTGAAGAAGAATATGCAAATCTCAAAGAGAACATTGCACTGAACGGAATCTTAGACGCACTCACAGCCAAAAAGGACGGGACACTTGTCACGGGAGAGAACCGATACCGGATAGCTTTAGAGTTAAAGGAGCACGAAGACGAGAACGTGCGGCGTCGAGTCGAGAACATACCCGTTCGATATTATATGAACGAACTCACCCTTGAGGAGGAATACGATATACTCGAAGGAGACAATTTATTTCGAAGACATTTAACAGCGGAACAAAGAAAGGAGCGGTTAAAGAGAAGAATCCTTCGCAAATACAAGGATGAACTTGTCCAAGACAATCGAGGCGGAAACAGAAAGAACGAGTCGTCTAAAATACTCAGTGAAGAAGAAACAAACGAAGAAAGATTCAAACAAGAATTGTCTTCTTCTCTTGAAAAACAAACGGATGGAATGTCCGGAAGTGAGCTTGGGCTATTCTTCGGTGAAGTTGGCACCTTAGAGAAGCAAGCGAAAGAAACAAGACAAGAGAATGAGGGTTTGAAAGAAGGATCAAAAATTCAGGGTGAATCTTTGATTTTTTCTAAAAAGGAACGATCAGAAAACTTAGCAGTTAAGATTTCTAAAAATGAGAATATACCAAGAGGAACAGCACAGAGATACATAGCCGAATTAAAGAAGGAACTAAAGATCAAAGATCCAAAGCAAACTGCCAAGAAAGAGGAAGGCAAAAAGAGCCAAAGACAAATCGAGCAAGCGAAGGTGAAGGAGTTTCAAAAGAAGTATGGGAAGCTGAGCGTATCGGGCAAGAAAACGGAAGTGAGCCGCTTGGTAGGAAGGCTCATACAGCTTCGAAAGAAGAAAGAGAAGTTGGACGTAGAAATAGCGGCTTACCATCGGGGCTATTCGGAGATTGTAGAAAAGCTCACAGCAGTCGGAGAAAAGAAGCGAGTTTGGGAGGTGTCTAAATGA
- a CDS encoding helix-turn-helix domain-containing protein, whose amino-acid sequence MAQKQKKNDAKYKEEFPERLRQLRVMKKMSQEELGQLTDLNYNHIGRYERGDSRPSADKLKALAEALGVTTDYLLSGNSDNAARVNLEDQELLEMFRSVQQLPEEKKKSIKDLIEAYLFREKVRKDIVLVKK is encoded by the coding sequence ATGGCACAGAAACAGAAGAAAAATGACGCCAAGTACAAAGAGGAGTTCCCAGAGAGACTTCGCCAATTACGGGTCATGAAAAAAATGTCCCAGGAAGAACTTGGTCAATTGACCGACCTGAATTACAATCACATCGGTCGTTACGAAAGAGGTGATTCTAGACCATCCGCTGACAAGCTCAAAGCTCTTGCCGAAGCTCTCGGTGTAACTACCGACTATTTACTCAGTGGAAACTCGGACAATGCAGCCCGTGTGAATTTAGAGGACCAAGAACTTCTTGAAATGTTCCGAAGCGTCCAACAACTCCCCGAAGAAAAAAAAAAATCTATCAAAGATCTGATTGAAGCCTACTTGTTTCGTGAGAAAGTCCGTAAAGATATTGTACTTGTGAAAAAATAA
- a CDS encoding ParA family protein, which produces MNIITLANLKGGVAKTTTAINLSIQLREKRKRVLCMDLDLNNNLTDFFLRGVREEELDERNIYHALLEQKEIEACVYETRFPGIEVLPATISLGKITEDLGSDPRVLGSFAKKLKKLEYDFVIIDTPVYLSLELRFALFVADMVLYPVRPSRWNFQGTKTLLGEIESIYEEYREAEGKSKGVKTLLVPSIASKGKKETERILSLRKKYEVSNTVIWKLSAIETATETGKALKENTKGYELFEELTNEVLRSLKGGRK; this is translated from the coding sequence ATGAATATTATCACGCTTGCGAATTTGAAAGGCGGGGTTGCAAAGACAACGACCGCGATTAATCTTTCCATCCAGTTACGGGAGAAGAGAAAGAGAGTCCTTTGTATGGACTTGGATTTGAACAACAACCTAACTGACTTTTTTCTTCGTGGAGTGAGAGAGGAGGAATTGGACGAAAGGAACATATATCACGCGCTACTCGAACAAAAAGAAATCGAGGCTTGTGTGTATGAGACCCGATTTCCGGGGATTGAAGTACTACCGGCGACAATATCTTTAGGGAAGATCACGGAGGACTTAGGAAGTGACCCGAGAGTGTTGGGATCATTTGCGAAGAAGTTAAAGAAACTTGAATATGATTTTGTAATCATTGATACGCCGGTGTATTTGAGTTTGGAACTGAGATTTGCGCTTTTTGTAGCGGATATGGTATTGTATCCGGTGAGGCCTTCAAGGTGGAACTTTCAAGGAACCAAGACACTTTTGGGGGAAATAGAAAGTATATACGAAGAGTATCGGGAAGCGGAAGGAAAAAGCAAGGGAGTAAAGACCTTACTTGTCCCCTCGATTGCGAGTAAGGGAAAGAAGGAAACGGAGAGGATCTTGAGCTTGAGAAAGAAATACGAAGTATCCAATACAGTGATATGGAAGTTGTCAGCGATTGAGACGGCCACAGAGACGGGGAAAGCGTTGAAAGAGAATACAAAGGGATACGAGTTATTTGAAGAACTGACAAACGAAGTATTAAGAAGCTTAAAAGGGGGAAGGAAATGA
- a CDS encoding M23 family metallopeptidase, translating to MNKPKEQWYQSQEFQMVTTVVAVAAAPFTGGASLMVAMAVGAGIGAATGAASGGLKGALVGAVGGAAGAAVKSFTGGAVNVGLSYSAENGFGASVGVGYGPATVSVGISERGGTSVDVGFNKAGFNAGLSYNSKTGSVSGSAGFTSQSSGTGFALSYSEGDGFGASLSKSFDSGLNGGLSWSEKGGVGGNIGYEAPGDKDKPKNSLANQMKGAGGTLSFSQRDGLSAALNASGGVNAGNWSQSGGFQANTNFLADKWKADFVSKQGELEELQSKGLSKEQATAILDAQAHAESKAAQEKNNQESGKSVLDGAGYAATRKEGEDGSHGVIGFGDDGPTPAHGAPSSHDPGQTLASSGSFDPDGKPTGSQRPGVQADGSINVVGSRTPTLGERAASLFGSIADGAKGLWNRATGGNQPNIDPHQIVRIGENGLAEYANGARTSIAFNEKTDGPFSQPRTNTIHGAVDLMTPIGTKVSALEDGVVTIARNKPDDYLRYPVEPGKNTKLGGASISIRHTNANGETVFSYYAHNSKVLVRDGEKVFKGQVIALSGQSGNTPGGPHIHQEVNKYVDGKRVQIDPLKFSWEKFNANKNEN from the coding sequence ATGAACAAACCAAAGGAACAATGGTATCAAAGCCAAGAGTTCCAGATGGTGACAACGGTGGTAGCAGTGGCGGCCGCGCCCTTCACCGGTGGAGCCTCTCTAATGGTCGCGATGGCAGTGGGCGCCGGAATCGGAGCTGCAACGGGAGCCGCAAGCGGAGGATTAAAGGGGGCGCTCGTTGGTGCTGTAGGAGGAGCTGCAGGAGCAGCGGTAAAAAGTTTTACGGGTGGAGCGGTTAACGTAGGACTTAGCTATTCCGCAGAAAACGGATTTGGAGCAAGTGTCGGAGTCGGATATGGACCAGCGACAGTGAGCGTAGGAATCTCCGAAAGAGGCGGAACATCGGTAGACGTAGGATTTAACAAAGCGGGCTTCAACGCGGGACTGAGTTACAATTCTAAGACGGGAAGTGTGAGCGGAAGCGCTGGATTTACTTCCCAAAGTAGCGGAACCGGTTTTGCTTTGAGTTACAGCGAAGGAGACGGATTCGGTGCGAGCTTGAGTAAAAGTTTTGATAGCGGATTGAATGGCGGACTTAGTTGGAGTGAGAAAGGCGGAGTCGGAGGAAATATCGGATACGAAGCACCGGGAGACAAAGACAAACCGAAGAACTCACTTGCAAACCAAATGAAAGGCGCTGGTGGAACATTAAGTTTTTCTCAAAGAGATGGTTTGTCCGCTGCACTTAACGCGTCTGGCGGTGTCAACGCGGGGAACTGGAGTCAGTCGGGTGGTTTTCAAGCAAACACAAACTTTTTGGCAGACAAATGGAAGGCGGACTTTGTTTCGAAACAAGGAGAGCTGGAAGAACTTCAATCGAAAGGTTTGAGTAAGGAACAGGCGACAGCGATTCTGGATGCGCAAGCTCATGCGGAATCGAAGGCTGCTCAGGAAAAAAATAATCAAGAAAGCGGAAAATCGGTGTTAGACGGTGCAGGATATGCTGCGACCAGAAAAGAAGGAGAAGACGGAAGTCATGGAGTAATCGGGTTTGGCGATGATGGTCCTACTCCCGCACATGGAGCGCCATCTTCACATGATCCGGGGCAGACGTTAGCGTCATCGGGTTCTTTTGATCCGGATGGAAAACCGACTGGTTCACAAAGACCAGGTGTTCAAGCGGACGGGTCTATCAATGTAGTTGGAAGTAGAACTCCAACACTGGGTGAAAGAGCCGCTTCTTTGTTCGGTTCGATTGCAGATGGAGCGAAAGGTCTATGGAATCGGGCGACGGGAGGAAATCAGCCAAATATTGATCCACATCAAATTGTTCGTATTGGGGAAAACGGTTTGGCCGAGTATGCCAATGGAGCAAGAACATCAATTGCATTTAATGAAAAAACAGATGGCCCTTTTTCACAACCTCGCACAAATACAATTCATGGAGCAGTGGATCTCATGACGCCCATTGGAACGAAAGTGTCCGCATTAGAGGACGGTGTTGTTACGATTGCAAGAAATAAACCCGATGATTATTTGCGCTATCCGGTGGAGCCAGGAAAAAATACAAAACTTGGCGGAGCGTCCATTTCAATACGTCATACCAACGCGAATGGTGAAACCGTTTTTTCTTACTATGCTCACAATTCTAAAGTATTAGTTCGCGATGGTGAGAAAGTTTTTAAAGGTCAGGTTATTGCTTTATCTGGTCAATCCGGTAACACTCCTGGCGGACCTCACATTCATCAAGAAGTGAATAAATACGTAGACGGCAAAAGAGTACAAATTGATCCTTTAAAGTTTTCATGGGAGAAGTTTAATGCAAATAAAAATGAGAATTAA
- a CDS encoding DUF4258 domain-containing protein: MNQLEDVFKRKIRFTEERRKHIEGDHPEMLGQEERIVECLLSPEQVRQSRTDERVELFYKYFTGTLVGDKYLCVVIKNGVDDLFLVTAYFTDKVKEGKVLYG; the protein is encoded by the coding sequence ATGAATCAACTGGAAGATGTATTTAAAAGAAAGATCCGATTTACCGAAGAAAGAAGGAAACACATTGAGGGGGATCATCCGGAGATGTTAGGACAAGAAGAGAGGATTGTAGAGTGTTTATTGTCTCCGGAGCAAGTGAGACAGTCCAGAACGGATGAGAGGGTGGAATTATTTTACAAGTATTTTACGGGCACTTTAGTGGGTGACAAATATCTGTGTGTAGTCATCAAGAATGGAGTGGACGATTTATTTCTTGTCACAGCGTATTTTACGGACAAGGTAAAGGAAGGAAAGGTATTATATGGATAG
- a CDS encoding DUF2283 domain-containing protein, whose product MDREIKIYFDKESDYLEVLFEKKEGIFKETENDAVMEKVDTLGNVIGFSILQVSSFQKEPVSVFLRSGAA is encoded by the coding sequence ATGGATAGAGAGATCAAGATATATTTCGACAAAGAGTCTGACTACTTAGAAGTTCTCTTTGAAAAGAAAGAAGGTATTTTTAAAGAAACGGAAAACGATGCTGTAATGGAAAAAGTGGATACTTTGGGTAATGTAATCGGTTTTTCGATTCTCCAGGTAAGTTCCTTCCAGAAGGAACCAGTATCCGTTTTCCTTCGTAGCGGTGCGGCCTAA
- a CDS encoding tyrosine-type recombinase/integrase, translating into MKWQEKLDTLRNSPVGSFENYCYNYLEWNRTAKSHSQNTLKNAHICLMNFFDWCALREVRYPKEVTLSVLERYRAHVSGLKNKYNGKELSSARKHKKLSSVKDYFGWLVKKRVLLLNPSLDLELPKYVKKNIPHNVLSVEEAEKILSVPDVTNVFGLRDRAMLEVIYSTGIRRMELGNLFLSDLDFEEKTLLVREGKGKKMRLIPISERALEWVRKYLERSRVVFLKNAKEPYLFLNQRGKKMNPVSITLNFTKFRDTAGVKKRQAVHIFRHTTATGMLDNGADIRHVQEMLGHAYLSTTQIYTHVAIRKLKEVYDKTHPSLHTPDSSSLVGGASPQKEELEAKDKTQNSRRTEYELVSRNQ; encoded by the coding sequence ATGAAGTGGCAAGAAAAGTTAGATACTTTGCGGAATTCTCCCGTTGGAAGTTTCGAGAATTACTGTTACAACTATTTAGAATGGAATCGAACTGCGAAGTCTCACAGCCAAAATACATTAAAGAATGCGCATATATGTTTGATGAATTTTTTTGATTGGTGTGCTTTGCGTGAAGTCCGTTATCCGAAGGAGGTAACACTTTCGGTCTTAGAAAGATACCGAGCGCATGTATCTGGGTTAAAAAACAAGTATAACGGGAAAGAGCTATCGAGCGCGAGGAAACACAAGAAACTTTCCTCGGTGAAAGACTATTTTGGTTGGCTTGTAAAAAAGCGTGTGTTGCTTTTAAATCCGAGTTTGGATTTAGAGCTTCCGAAGTATGTCAAAAAAAATATCCCTCACAACGTGCTTAGTGTAGAGGAAGCGGAAAAGATATTGTCGGTGCCGGACGTGACGAATGTTTTTGGGCTTCGAGACAGGGCAATGCTTGAGGTAATCTATTCGACCGGAATCCGTAGAATGGAACTCGGGAATCTGTTTTTAAGCGACCTTGACTTTGAGGAAAAAACGCTCCTTGTGAGAGAAGGTAAGGGCAAGAAAATGAGACTGATTCCAATCAGTGAAAGGGCCCTTGAATGGGTAAGGAAATATTTGGAAAGGTCGCGAGTCGTATTTCTTAAAAATGCAAAAGAGCCCTATTTATTCCTTAATCAAAGAGGTAAGAAGATGAATCCTGTGAGCATCACCTTGAATTTTACAAAATTCAGAGACACAGCTGGAGTTAAAAAACGACAAGCGGTTCATATCTTCCGACATACGACGGCAACGGGGATGCTTGACAACGGAGCGGACATACGGCACGTACAAGAAATGCTTGGACACGCGTATTTAAGCACGACTCAAATCTACACGCACGTAGCGATCCGCAAGCTGAAAGAGGTATATGACAAGACGCATCCGTCACTGCATACTCCGGATTCAAGTTCACTTGTGGGAGGGGCTTCTCCTCAAAAAGAAGAACTTGAAGCAAAGGACAAGACTCAAAACTCAAGAAGAACCGAATACGAGTTAGTGTCTAGGAATCAGTGA
- a CDS encoding type II toxin-antitoxin system PemK/MazF family toxin, which translates to MQFTTIFNFADVVLVNFPFTNLQASKKRPAVIISNQAYQQTRPDVILMAITSQIRQPLAMGENLIQDWQKAGLAKPSVFKPLIATIEQIQIVKVLGQLSPTDRSNLQKIIHMILDNGLE; encoded by the coding sequence ATGCAGTTTACGACAATCTTTAATTTCGCCGACGTCGTTTTGGTGAATTTTCCTTTCACCAATCTGCAAGCTTCTAAAAAACGTCCCGCCGTTATCATCAGTAATCAAGCTTACCAACAAACAAGACCCGATGTGATTCTCATGGCTATCACAAGTCAAATTAGGCAACCTCTCGCAATGGGAGAGAATCTCATTCAAGATTGGCAAAAAGCGGGACTTGCAAAACCTTCCGTTTTCAAACCGCTCATTGCTACCATCGAGCAAATTCAAATTGTTAAAGTTCTCGGTCAACTGTCTCCCACCGACAGAAGCAATCTGCAAAAAATCATTCACATGATTCTTGATAACGGATTAGAATAA
- a CDS encoding CHC2 zinc finger domain-containing protein, translating into MPYIPKEEITRLKTQTDLLALVRSYGIELKNHGTNWVAKCPFHDDRTPSFVVTPVKNLWHCMGACKTGGSAIDFVMKREGLGFNEAVDVLLKFRPSTERGKAVVTPVSLESALGGRRIPTTEKLSSEERAVVFQVLEYYETNLRQTRSALSYLQTRKIGSEESISKFRIGYSDGSLGKILPSRQSIVGQRARDILKEFGIFGENGQEYFQKKIVIPIFRDKELCGMYGRKVFGSKDPRIPNHRYLQGKHLGIWNEEDAFEKKELVLCESLLDALTFWENGIRNVTCSYGVEGFTEVIQERILEKQIKKIYIAYDADMAGDKGAVSVYQKLKDKGIEIYRVLLPLGMDVNEVAVRSEEVQDTLFGLLEESVRLTEEELTPQYKEMSALETNVRPQEPLLTSEGLSTLVEPRPQTQPEVRITKEEVEVNFPERTYLAKGLFRNYPSLETLKVTLKVSQGERYHVDTVDLLSYKGRMSYISTASHELREKEEIIKKELGRLLNILEEALNEREKERNVKTEVELTPEERAQAIRYLEDPELLSNILMDFERCGLVGERINSLVGYLASITRRTENPLAVIIQSSSSAGKSTLMDSILDFVPEEEKEKYSAMTGQSLFYMSSKNLKNKVLAISEEEGAERAKYALKILQSEKKISIASAMKDPATGRTVTEEYSVEGPVVIFLTTTNLEIDEELENRCLILTVNEGREQTRTILEIQRELETLEGIVKKRDKDKIVTLHKNLQRILRPLVVVNPYAKEMKFPDTKLRMRRDQKKYLTLIKSIALLHQYQREKKIGKDENGESFEYIEVTTSDMELGSLLASKILGRTLEELTPQTKEVLFSLHEMVEKEIEEQKLSKSAVRFTRRQARERLGMSDTRLRVHLRRLEELEYLVVRSRGQGQLVEYELLYDGEGKEGEEFTLGLSFLEEGNSVFSWKEIFGFERKEEVSENV; encoded by the coding sequence ATGCCCTACATCCCGAAAGAAGAGATTACGCGGTTAAAAACCCAAACGGACCTGCTTGCGTTAGTCCGCAGCTACGGGATCGAACTCAAGAACCACGGGACGAACTGGGTGGCAAAATGCCCGTTCCATGACGACCGCACGCCCTCCTTTGTCGTAACGCCTGTAAAGAATCTGTGGCACTGTATGGGAGCTTGTAAGACAGGGGGAAGCGCGATCGACTTCGTAATGAAACGGGAAGGCTTGGGATTTAACGAAGCGGTAGATGTGTTACTAAAATTCAGACCGTCCACCGAGAGAGGAAAGGCAGTCGTCACGCCTGTAAGCTTGGAGAGTGCCCTAGGGGGGAGAAGGATCCCGACAACAGAGAAACTGAGTTCAGAAGAAAGAGCTGTGGTCTTTCAGGTATTAGAATACTACGAAACTAACTTGAGACAAACGAGAAGTGCACTTTCGTATTTACAAACGAGAAAGATTGGAAGCGAGGAATCGATATCCAAGTTTAGAATCGGCTACAGCGACGGAAGTTTAGGAAAGATATTGCCATCGAGACAAAGTATTGTGGGACAAAGAGCGAGAGATATTTTGAAGGAATTCGGGATATTTGGAGAGAACGGACAAGAGTATTTCCAAAAGAAAATAGTAATCCCGATTTTTAGGGACAAAGAGCTGTGCGGGATGTATGGAAGAAAAGTATTCGGGAGTAAAGACCCAAGAATACCCAATCACCGTTACTTACAAGGTAAACACTTAGGAATCTGGAACGAAGAAGACGCGTTTGAAAAGAAAGAGTTAGTACTTTGCGAATCGCTACTGGATGCGTTGACGTTTTGGGAGAATGGAATCAGGAACGTGACTTGCAGTTACGGAGTGGAAGGCTTCACGGAAGTGATTCAAGAAAGGATACTCGAAAAACAAATCAAGAAGATATATATCGCGTATGACGCAGATATGGCGGGAGACAAGGGAGCGGTTTCGGTATATCAGAAACTAAAAGACAAAGGGATTGAGATCTACCGAGTGCTTTTACCACTGGGAATGGATGTAAATGAGGTAGCAGTGAGAAGCGAAGAAGTACAAGACACACTGTTTGGCCTTTTAGAAGAGAGCGTAAGGCTTACCGAAGAAGAACTCACACCGCAATACAAAGAGATGTCCGCGCTTGAGACCAATGTACGACCGCAAGAACCACTTTTGACTTCGGAGGGACTTTCTACCTTAGTCGAACCTAGACCCCAAACCCAACCGGAAGTAAGAATCACGAAAGAAGAAGTGGAAGTAAACTTCCCCGAAAGAACGTATTTAGCAAAGGGCCTCTTTCGAAATTACCCAAGCCTTGAGACGTTGAAAGTGACGCTAAAGGTAAGCCAGGGAGAACGGTATCACGTAGACACAGTGGACTTACTCAGTTACAAAGGAAGGATGTCGTATATATCAACGGCCTCCCATGAGTTACGAGAAAAAGAAGAAATAATCAAGAAGGAACTGGGAAGACTTCTCAATATCTTGGAAGAGGCATTGAACGAAAGAGAGAAGGAGAGAAACGTAAAGACTGAAGTGGAGTTAACTCCGGAAGAAAGGGCCCAAGCGATCCGGTATTTGGAAGACCCGGAACTACTTTCGAATATACTCATGGACTTTGAAAGATGCGGACTTGTGGGAGAGAGAATCAATTCTTTAGTTGGATATCTTGCGAGCATTACAAGAAGGACAGAGAATCCATTGGCCGTGATTATACAAAGCTCATCGAGTGCGGGTAAGTCGACCCTAATGGACTCTATCCTTGATTTTGTACCGGAAGAAGAGAAAGAGAAGTATTCGGCAATGACGGGCCAAAGCCTTTTCTATATGTCCTCGAAGAATTTAAAGAACAAGGTATTAGCCATATCGGAGGAAGAAGGAGCGGAACGGGCCAAGTATGCGCTCAAGATCTTACAGAGTGAAAAGAAAATCAGTATTGCAAGCGCAATGAAAGACCCGGCGACAGGAAGGACGGTAACGGAAGAATACAGCGTGGAAGGCCCGGTGGTAATCTTCCTTACGACCACAAACTTAGAGATTGATGAGGAACTTGAAAACCGGTGTTTGATTCTCACCGTAAACGAAGGAAGGGAACAGACAAGAACGATCCTTGAGATTCAAAGAGAACTGGAGACGTTAGAAGGAATCGTAAAAAAGCGAGACAAAGACAAGATCGTAACGCTTCACAAGAATCTACAAAGGATCCTTCGGCCTTTAGTTGTCGTGAATCCGTATGCGAAGGAAATGAAGTTTCCGGATACAAAACTGAGAATGCGCCGGGATCAAAAGAAATATCTTACCCTCATCAAATCGATCGCACTTTTACACCAATACCAAAGAGAAAAGAAGATCGGTAAGGATGAAAACGGAGAGAGCTTCGAATACATAGAGGTGACTACTTCAGACATGGAGCTTGGTAGTTTACTTGCTTCTAAGATATTAGGAAGGACGCTTGAAGAGTTAACCCCCCAGACAAAGGAAGTATTGTTTTCTCTTCATGAGATGGTAGAAAAGGAAATCGAAGAACAAAAGCTTTCAAAGAGTGCAGTGAGATTCACGAGACGTCAAGCGAGAGAAAGACTTGGAATGAGTGATACAAGACTTAGAGTTCATTTGAGACGACTGGAGGAGTTGGAGTATTTGGTGGTACGAAGTCGCGGTCAAGGACAGTTAGTGGAATACGAGCTATTGTATGACGGAGAAGGAAAGGAAGGAGAAGAGTTTACATTAGGGTTATCTTTCTTGGAAGAAGGGAATTCGGTTTTTTCTTGGAAAGAAATATTTGGGTTTGAAAGAAAAGAGGAAGTGAGTGAGAATGTATGA